A section of the Fibrobacter sp. genome encodes:
- a CDS encoding Rpn family recombination-promoting nuclease/putative transposase codes for MNKKRTKRNHDGFFKYVYSDPANARAMLRTLSKGSGSVKRILNNVNLDTLEEISERYDNVDERGEADIAFKATTNTGEPFYFGILLEHKSEHKVNVLEQTFRYAFNVMVDKSNTTFKWLPTKAIIIYNGTDSWDPLAEFRKQPHGDFEGRELPFECAFVDLKQFNDNLLRQSESVEAAIGLMTMKYAFDAKAYSKVLIAMEPLFKKMDNTKGTTLVKKIKLYLGEYITEKALERLNMAFKSLGERLGFVSAGDVRRARERENRNLKARLARKDADLVAKDADNQRLMAENAALKAQLAALQK; via the coding sequence ATGAATAAAAAGAGAACAAAGCGTAATCACGATGGATTCTTCAAGTACGTCTATAGCGATCCCGCCAATGCACGAGCCATGCTGCGCACGTTATCCAAAGGCTCCGGAAGTGTAAAGCGGATTTTGAACAATGTAAACCTTGATACACTGGAGGAAATCTCTGAACGCTACGATAATGTAGATGAACGTGGCGAAGCTGACATTGCGTTCAAGGCAACAACAAATACCGGTGAACCTTTTTATTTTGGCATCCTGCTGGAACACAAATCAGAACACAAGGTAAATGTCCTGGAACAAACCTTCCGTTACGCTTTCAATGTGATGGTGGACAAGTCTAACACAACGTTCAAATGGTTGCCAACCAAGGCTATCATCATTTATAACGGCACCGATAGCTGGGATCCTCTCGCAGAATTTCGTAAACAGCCTCATGGGGATTTTGAAGGGAGGGAACTGCCTTTTGAATGCGCCTTCGTGGATTTGAAACAGTTTAACGATAATCTTTTAAGGCAGAGCGAATCAGTCGAGGCGGCCATTGGACTTATGACCATGAAATATGCCTTCGATGCAAAGGCCTATTCGAAAGTGTTGATTGCAATGGAGCCCCTGTTCAAGAAAATGGACAATACGAAGGGGACTACCTTGGTTAAAAAAATAAAGTTATATTTGGGGGAGTACATCACCGAAAAAGCACTAGAGAGGTTGAACATGGCATTCAAGAGTTTAGGAGAAAGGCTTGGCTTTGTCAGCGCCGGTGACGTACGCCGTGCCCGCGAACGTGAAAATCGCAACCTCAAGGCGCGATTAGCACGAAAGGATGCCGACCTCGTCGCAAAGGATGCTGACAATCAACGCCTTATGGCGGAAAATGCCGCCCTCAAGGCTCAGCTGGCTGCACTGCAGAAATAA
- a CDS encoding SufD family Fe-S cluster assembly protein: MSYMNSELAQAAQARINALGMPKRNNELWSFFPVNKIPSVVDADSTAAGAAADSAAVECADFGIAAETDIAALLPIAKSAPAMKKDFAAGETEMGLIKSRDDFGHSIFNIGKNAKVSLEILDNKVEHEIAAERFDINVEEGAELEIFFANPANELPLQFRHFAIKQAANSTVHFSNILQDAGIGRISIDVDLNGEGANFDYRSLSVLKGNASKHQRLTIRHNAPNTVSSQFARNLLDEKSYVSYDGSVIVGNGCSQVNSSQLVNSILLGDESSVSVKPVLKIYHDDVECTHGNTCGELDADQMFYLTSRGIPAETAKKMLMKSFAKELFLPLNDGPAKKRLLQVLASL; the protein is encoded by the coding sequence ATGAGCTATATGAATTCTGAATTAGCACAGGCCGCCCAGGCACGCATCAATGCCCTTGGCATGCCCAAGCGCAACAACGAGCTGTGGAGTTTCTTCCCGGTCAACAAAATTCCATCTGTAGTGGATGCCGATAGCACCGCTGCTGGTGCCGCAGCCGATAGCGCCGCTGTGGAATGCGCCGACTTCGGCATTGCCGCCGAAACCGACATCGCAGCCCTTCTGCCCATCGCAAAGTCCGCTCCCGCCATGAAGAAAGATTTTGCCGCAGGCGAAACCGAAATGGGCCTCATCAAGAGCCGCGACGACTTCGGCCACAGCATTTTCAACATCGGGAAAAACGCCAAGGTTTCCCTGGAAATTCTAGACAACAAGGTGGAGCACGAAATTGCCGCCGAGCGCTTCGACATTAACGTAGAAGAAGGCGCCGAGCTGGAAATATTCTTTGCCAACCCCGCAAACGAATTGCCCCTGCAATTCCGCCATTTCGCGATTAAGCAGGCTGCCAATTCTACGGTTCACTTTTCCAACATCCTGCAGGACGCAGGCATCGGACGCATCAGCATCGACGTGGACCTGAACGGCGAAGGCGCCAACTTCGATTACCGCTCCTTGTCTGTGCTAAAGGGAAACGCCAGCAAGCACCAGCGCCTGACCATCCGTCATAACGCACCCAACACCGTAAGCTCCCAGTTCGCCCGCAACCTGCTGGACGAAAAGTCCTACGTCAGCTACGACGGCAGCGTCATCGTGGGTAACGGATGCAGCCAGGTGAACTCCAGCCAGCTGGTGAATTCCATCCTCCTGGGTGACGAATCCAGCGTTTCCGTAAAGCCGGTGCTGAAGATTTACCACGACGACGTGGAATGTACCCACGGCAACACCTGCGGTGAACTTGACGCCGACCAGATGTTCTATCTGACCAGCCGAGGCATCCCCGCCGAAACCGCCAAGAAAATGCTCATGAAGTCCTTCGCCAAGGAGCTGTTCCTGCCCCTGAACGATGGCCCCGCCAAGAAGCGTCTGCTGCAGGTTCTGGCAAGCTTGTAA